One window from the genome of Rufibacter tibetensis encodes:
- a CDS encoding sugar MFS transporter: protein MAGISTSSAKTSAPAGTGIGAAPGGSYLGPLMTVTMLFFMWGFITCMNDILIPKLQQVFTLQNWQAMLIQTAFFGAYFIVSLLYFIFSVTKGDPILKIGYKNGIIVGLMVTALGCLLFLPAADLHSYGLFLGALFVLASGITVLQITANPYVSILGPPESSSSRMNLTQALNSFGTTIAPIIGGYLIFDQVTNDTTNADSVKMPYIGLAVTLLIIAVIIKLAPLPRLTGDGTAVVAGSGALKHRHLVLGIICIFMYVGGEVAVGSMIINYLKLPQIAGLDESEAKHFLSFYWGGAMIGRFFGAVALAQFRNKALKYVIMAVIALVTFVTVYALYDLDQALIILGLIVVNFVVLLLGRFIPNRTVGLYATAVIVLLLIGTFAQGGLAMWAVIGIGLFNSIMFPTIFDLAIKGLGAHTSQGSSLLVMAIVGGAIIPPLQGAVADVTGDVQFSFIVPMLCYLYIVFYGFAGYRTRVNNSASIR, encoded by the coding sequence GACGATGCTCTTCTTTATGTGGGGCTTTATCACGTGCATGAACGACATCCTGATCCCTAAACTGCAGCAGGTGTTCACGCTGCAGAACTGGCAGGCGATGCTCATCCAGACGGCATTCTTTGGGGCTTACTTCATTGTCTCACTACTGTACTTCATTTTTTCCGTCACCAAAGGTGACCCGATTCTGAAAATAGGGTACAAAAACGGCATTATTGTGGGGCTGATGGTGACGGCTCTGGGTTGCCTCCTGTTCCTGCCTGCCGCCGATCTGCATTCTTATGGTTTGTTTTTGGGGGCACTGTTCGTGCTGGCCTCAGGAATTACGGTGTTGCAGATTACAGCCAATCCGTACGTTTCCATATTAGGTCCGCCGGAGTCTTCTTCCAGCCGCATGAACCTGACGCAGGCATTGAACTCCTTCGGGACTACCATTGCTCCCATCATAGGCGGGTACCTCATCTTTGACCAAGTAACCAATGACACCACCAACGCAGACTCGGTGAAGATGCCGTACATCGGCTTGGCCGTGACACTTCTAATAATTGCGGTGATCATCAAGCTGGCCCCTTTGCCACGTTTAACAGGTGATGGAACTGCGGTAGTGGCTGGCTCGGGCGCACTGAAGCACCGGCACCTGGTACTGGGCATTATCTGTATTTTCATGTACGTAGGCGGTGAAGTGGCCGTAGGCAGCATGATCATCAACTACCTGAAGCTGCCGCAAATTGCGGGGCTAGACGAGTCAGAGGCGAAGCATTTTCTGTCTTTCTACTGGGGTGGGGCTATGATTGGCCGTTTTTTTGGGGCGGTAGCGCTGGCGCAGTTCCGGAACAAAGCTTTGAAATACGTGATCATGGCCGTTATTGCGCTGGTGACCTTTGTAACGGTGTACGCCCTTTATGACCTGGATCAGGCGCTCATCATTCTTGGGCTGATTGTGGTGAACTTTGTAGTGTTGCTGCTGGGCCGTTTCATTCCCAACCGTACTGTGGGGCTTTATGCTACCGCAGTGATTGTGCTGCTCTTGATTGGAACCTTCGCGCAGGGAGGTCTGGCCATGTGGGCGGTGATTGGGATTGGGTTATTCAACTCCATCATGTTCCCCACCATCTTTGACTTGGCTATTAAAGGACTGGGTGCGCATACAAGCCAGGGGTCGTCGCTGCTGGTGATGGCCATTGTGGGCGGTGCCATTATTCCGCCGCTGCAGGGCGCTGTGGCTGATGTGACGGGTGATGTGCAGTTCTCCTTCATCGTGCCCATGCTCTGCTACCTTTACATTGTCTTCTACGGCTTTGCCGGATATCGCACCCGCGTTAATAATTCTGCTTCAATTAGGTAA